The sequence TCGATCGCACCGGCTCGGTGCAAGCGCTGCGCGACAGCGAAGCGCGGATGCGGGCGGTCGTTGAGAACATGCCGTTCATGATGTGCGCGCTGGCGCAGGTGCCCGATTTTTCGCAAGCGCGGCCGCAGTTGGATTTTGTAGTCTGGAATCCCGAATGCGAACGTGTCAGCGGTTACAGCGCCACGGAGATCGTGGGCAATCCGCGCGCTCAAGAACTGATCTCACCCAGCGCCGAACATCATCAGTCGGCGGTGCGCGAGTGGGAGACTTTGGGCAACTACTTTCGCGATCAGGCGTGGCCGCTGCGCACCAAGGACGGCACGGTGCGGACGGTGGCATGGTCGAATCTTTCGGGGCGTTTTCCCATCCCCGGCTGGGGCAGTTGGGGCGTGGGCGTCGATGTCACCGAGCAAGTGGAGGCCCATGCCGCGCTTGAACGCGCTCACACCGAGTTGGAGCAGCGCGTCGCCACGCGAACGGCCGAACTGGTATCCGCCAACAAACGGCTGCGGCAGGAGATTGGCGCGCGGCAATTAGTGGAAGATCAATTGCTGCAACAAACGCGCATCTTGCGCGCGATCTTGGATAGCATCGGCGATGGGGTGGCAGTGGCGGACGCTGCGGGTCAGTTTCTACTTTTCAACAAGGCCGCAGAGCGCATTTTGGGAAATGGCGCCGTCGACGCGCCTCCGCAGGATTGGCCGAGTATTTACGGGCTGTACATGCCCGACAAGACTACTCCCTATCCACACACGCAATTGCCGCTGGTGCGCGCGATCCGCGGTGAATCGACCGTGGATGTGCCGTTGTATTTAGACCGGGTCGGCGGACCCAGCGGCGTTTGGTTGAGCATCAGCGGCTGCCCACTCAAGGACGAGACGGGAAAGCTGCGTGGCGGCGTGGCAGTTTTTCGCGACATCACCGAGCGGCGACTGGCGCACGAGCAGCTTCAGGCGGAGCAGCGGCTCTTACAACAGATGCTCTTGGCCCATGAGCGCGACCGCCAACTTTTGGCCTACGAAATCCACGATGGCTTCGTGCAAGACGTGACCGGCGCGCGTCTGCACCTGGAAGCATATTATCAGCAGCGCGAGCGCAACCCGGCGCGCGCCGATGAGGAATTTCAGCGCGTGCTGCGGTTGCTCCGCACCACCATCGACGACGCGCGCCGCGCCATTAGCGGCTTGCGGCCCCCGATTCTCGACGAGCAAGGGATCGTGGCGGCGATCGAATACCTGATCAACGAGCAGGTCGGCGCCGGGCCGCTACAGGTCGACTTTCGCCATCGCATCGACGCCAAGCACATGAATTCGCTGCTCGAAGGGACGATTTATCGCATGGTCCAGGAAGCCTTGAACAACATTCGCCGGCACTCCGGCGCCGAGCGAGCCGAAGTGACTCTGACTCAGGAGGGACATCGCCTTTCTTTGGAAGTGCGCGATTATGGCGCCGGTTTCGACGCTAGCCAGGTCGTCGAGAACCGCTTTGGACTGGAAGGCATCCGCGAGCGCGCACGGCTGTTGCGCGGCAAAGCGCGGGTGGAAAGCGTGCCCGGCAAGGGAACGCGCGTGTTCGTTGAGCTTCCGGTCACCTATCCGCTTCGCCAGGGGATCAGAAAGACAGACGCATGACGACGCGCGTGATGATCGTTGACGACCACGAAGTGGTGCGATCGGGTCTGAAAGCCTTGCTGATCGACAAGGACATCGTTGTCGTGGGCGAAGCCGCCAGTGGCAACGAGGCCGTGCGCCTCGCGCGCGAGCTACAGCCCCAGGTGGTGTTAATGGACGTGCGCATGGAAGACGGCGATGGGCTGACGGCGCTCGCTGAGCTACATAAGCATCAGCCAGAAACCGCCGTGCTGATCTTGTCGACCTATGACAACCCCACCTACATCGCGCGCGCCGTGTCGCTGGGCGCGCACGGCTATTTGCTCAAGGGCTCAAGCGGCGACGACATTGTGGCGGCCATTCGCCGCGCCGCTGCGGGAGACTCGCTGTGGTCGCGTGAAGATTTGCGCCGCGTGTCGGGCTCTTTGCCCAACCACGAGCCGGATGTCGAGGTAGCGCTCACCAAGCGCGAGTCCGAAGTGCTGCGCCAGATCGCGCTGGGGCTGACAAACAAGGAAATCGCCCAAGCGCTGCGCATCAGTTACGAAACGGTCAAGGAGCATGTACAACATGTGCTCCGCAAGATCGGAGTTTCGGATCGCACGCAAGCGGCCGTATGGGCTGTTCGCCGCGGTCTCGTCTAGCGCGACTGCGAGGTATTGCCTTTGCCGCTGCCGACCGACATTCGCCTGTGTAGCGCGGCGGCGACGACCGAGCGCATCGCCTATCGCGCTCCGATCAAATTTGGCGGACGCGTGGTGACCGACGCGCTGCTGCTGAACGTCGAGGTCGAAGTGGAGACGCGCGCCGGCCAACGCGGCCTAGGGCGTGGCTCGATGCCGCTGGGCAACGTGTGGGCTTGGCCGTCCAAGTTAGTCGCCACCGACCAGACACTGGCGGCGATGGAGGCCTTTGGGCGGCGCTGCGTCGCCGCGGCCAACGACCATCGACAGACGGGCCATCCGCTGGAACTGTGCCAAGCGCTGGCGCTGCAACATGGCGCGCAGGCGCGGGGGGTGGCGGCCGAAATGGCGCTCGCCGAGCCAATGCCACGACTCGCGCAGCTTGTGGCCGCCAGTCCGTTGGAGGCGGCCATTCACGACGCTTTTGGCCGCGCGTTGCGACAAAACGCCTTCGACCTGCTCGGTCGCGAATATGTCGGACCCGATCTGACTGCGTTTCTCGATGACGACTTTCACGACGAGTGGCTGGACCAGTACACACTGCGGCAACCGAAGCCACGGATGCCGCTCTATCACCTGGTGGGCGCGCTCGATCCATTGACCACCGCCGACATCGAGCGCCCGATTGGCGACGGCCTGCCCGAGACGCTGGGCGACTGGATCGCGGCCGATGGTCTGACACACCTTAAGATCAAGCTCGCCGGCGACGACTTGGAGTGGGATGTCGATCGCGTGTGCCGGGTCGAGGCGGCGGCAATGGTCGTGCAAGCGAAGCGGGGATGCGACCAGTGGAATTACTCGGTCGACTTCAATGAAAAGTGCGACAGCGTCGAGTACGTGCTCGAATTTCTAGCGCAAGTGGATGCTCGATCGCCAGACGCCTACCGGCGCATTCAATACATCGAACAGCCCACGCATCGCGACTTGCGCGCGAACCCCGCCAATCGAATGCACGCGGCCGCCCGGCTCAAGCCGGTCGTCATCGACGAATCGTTGGTCGATCTCGACAGTCTGCACGCCGCTCGCGAGATGGGCTACTCGGGCGTGGCGCTCAAGGCGTGCAAGGGACATTCCGAAGCGCTCCTGATGGGAGCGGCCGCTCAGAAATACGGTCTGTTCTTGTGCGTGCAAGATCTGACCTGTCCCGGCGCCTCGTTCTTACATTCGGCGGCGCTGGCGGCGCGAATCCCCACCGTCAGCGCCATCGAAGGCAATGGCCGGCAATACTGCCCGGCCGGAAATCGCGGCTGGGAAGATCGCTATCCCGCCATGTTCCAGATCACAGACGGCACGGTGGGCACGGCGGCGCTGACTGGGCCCGGTCTGGGCTTCTAGCGCAAAAAAAATCAAAGCGGGCCCCGAGCGTTTCGACTCGGAGCCCGCACAAAGGGTCAGGTTGTCGGAACAAATCGTGTTAGGATTCGTCGCCGGGTTTGAGCACCACGAAGAACTGGTTGCCCTGCGGATCGCGCACCAACAGCAGTACGCCTTCGTCGACCGACGCGGCCTCGATCGCCTTCTCGAAATCAGCGCGGTTGCTGACCGCCGTCTTGCCCACGCGGCGAATCAACATTCCTTCGCGAACTCCTTTGTCGGCGGCCACGCTGCCTTCATCGACGCTGGTGACTAGCGCGCCGGTCATGTCCTTATAGCCAAGTTTCTCGGCTTCCTCGGCGCCCAGATCGCTCACGCCAACGCCTAATTTTGAATTAGCGTAAGTCTTCTTCGGCTCCGCGGACGGACTACCATGCTCCTCCTGCGCGACCATGTCCTTGGGCATCCGCTTGACGGTGACGTTGAGCTTCACCGGTTCGCCATTGCGGAGCACGGTCACTTCTTGCTGGCTGTCGAACGGCGCGCGTTCGACCAAAGCTTGCAAGTCGTGCGGATCGCTCACCTTTTTGCCCGCGAAGGCGGTGATGATGTCTCCGGTCTCAAAGCCCGCATCCGCGGCGGGAGTGCCGGGAATCACGTCGGCGACCAGGACGCCGATGCCGCGTTCGACGCCAAATTGCGCGGCCAACTCACGATTGACCTCGCCAATCTTGACGCCGAGGTAGGCGCGATCGACGGAGCCTTTCTCGATGAGCTGCTTGGTCACCCATTTGGCGGTGTTGACCGGTATGGCGAATCCGATGCCTTGGTAGCCGCCGCTGTTCGAGGCAATGGCGGTGTTGATGCCGACCACTTCGCCATCAAGGTTCAACAGCGGTCCGCCGGAGTTGCCCGGGTTGATCGCCGCGTCGGTTT is a genomic window of Pirellulales bacterium containing:
- a CDS encoding response regulator transcription factor, whose product is MTTRVMIVDDHEVVRSGLKALLIDKDIVVVGEAASGNEAVRLARELQPQVVLMDVRMEDGDGLTALAELHKHQPETAVLILSTYDNPTYIARAVSLGAHGYLLKGSSGDDIVAAIRRAAAGDSLWSREDLRRVSGSLPNHEPDVEVALTKRESEVLRQIALGLTNKEIAQALRISYETVKEHVQHVLRKIGVSDRTQAAVWAVRRGLV
- a CDS encoding PAS domain S-box protein translates to DRTGSVQALRDSEARMRAVVENMPFMMCALAQVPDFSQARPQLDFVVWNPECERVSGYSATEIVGNPRAQELISPSAEHHQSAVREWETLGNYFRDQAWPLRTKDGTVRTVAWSNLSGRFPIPGWGSWGVGVDVTEQVEAHAALERAHTELEQRVATRTAELVSANKRLRQEIGARQLVEDQLLQQTRILRAILDSIGDGVAVADAAGQFLLFNKAAERILGNGAVDAPPQDWPSIYGLYMPDKTTPYPHTQLPLVRAIRGESTVDVPLYLDRVGGPSGVWLSISGCPLKDETGKLRGGVAVFRDITERRLAHEQLQAEQRLLQQMLLAHERDRQLLAYEIHDGFVQDVTGARLHLEAYYQQRERNPARADEEFQRVLRLLRTTIDDARRAISGLRPPILDEQGIVAAIEYLINEQVGAGPLQVDFRHRIDAKHMNSLLEGTIYRMVQEALNNIRRHSGAERAEVTLTQEGHRLSLEVRDYGAGFDASQVVENRFGLEGIRERARLLRGKARVESVPGKGTRVFVELPVTYPLRQGIRKTDA
- a CDS encoding Do family serine endopeptidase; protein product: MSFVRNNRFGLPAILLAATLVAGGAWRWTTADETAGAKPQDVSQANALSRAFRDAAHVAIPTVVTIRVTSKPQQMTSQSGENPFKGTPFEDFFNNEDMRRQFQQPRRSGVGSGVIIDKSGIILTNNHVVEDADEVTVELNDGREFKATDVKTDPDTDLAVVRISGAGTLPAAKLGDSDALEIGDWVIAVGSPFELDTTVSAGIISGTGRELASVRRAQFLQTDAAINPGNSGGPLLNLDGEVVGINTAIASNSGGYQGIGFAIPVNTAKWVTKQLIEKGSVDRAYLGVKIGEVNRELAAQFGVERGIGVLVADVIPGTPAADAGFETGDIITAFAGKKVSDPHDLQALVERAPFDSQQEVTVLRNGEPVKLNVTVKRMPKDMVAQEEHGSPSAEPKKTYANSKLGVGVSDLGAEEAEKLGYKDMTGALVTSVDEGSVAADKGVREGMLIRRVGKTAVSNRADFEKAIEAASVDEGVLLLVRDPQGNQFFVVLKPGDES